CGCAAATTCTGTTTGCTCTTTTTGGTGCCAGGAAGAAGTCCTAGCTGAGAGCTTGATTTCACAGGTTTGCCACTTGCACAGTCTCTGGAATTGTGGTAGCAGCACAGGCACTTGGTGCAAAAGTCAAAGCTACAGCTTTCACGGCTGCATGTTGCCCTCTGTAGATAGGAGTCATATTTTGCAGGTGAGCTGCAGCGACTACAAACCTTAAGGTTTTCAGTGTTTTTCAAGGTCTTGGCAGCCTATTGggaaaatatacatttatttttagcgAAATAATCACTGGAACGAGTAAATACACAAACACCAAGTCTTCCCCCTTGTTTTATAAACTTCTCCCTGAGTTTGTTAGTCTTCAGGGAATGTTGCAAGACCCttcttttctcccttctcccgAAGGATGAGTGAAAGAGCTGGAGATCGGTGGTATGGAACTCTAGAGGGGATTCTGTGGTGAGGTTAATCAACTTACTAGAGTTATACTGTTGATGAGCTATTGGATATGTACGATTTTATGGAAACAGATCTAAGACGCTTTCTAAAACATTGTCAAGGGTAACCAGAACATTGGACTAAGTCTCTCATTGcagagtaataaataaataagtaaatgcaAATAAGGCCTGGATCCCTCAGCCCTCATCTAAAGAACATATATGATGGGCCTCAACTACATTTACTTTCATAAGGGACTACCATCCATTTAGAATTACATTCAACTTAAAACACTATAAATAgaactaattttcagaagtggtgagcatccactctctgaaaatcagcccctcttccccaaaaatccccccaccccaaaaaagacacctcaagttgggcactcaaccAGAGGCAGTCAAAAATCACTAATCAGTACACTCAGATTACATTTCAATTTTAGTCTTATGGATTTCATGGAAAACATACTAGAGTTTGATGTGGAATGGCTAAAAGCAGCAGCCAAAGAACAGCAACACTGAAAGTTATGAATGTGGGTTTACAGAAACTTTACACTTGTTTGTCTTCGTGAAGTCAGTATTGAATGTATTATCAGCTGAAGTAACAGATCTGCCTAACCCGGATACTTTGCTGTGGACTGTAATATTTGTAACTTATTCCAACTATGAAGCACTTGGTTAACCTCATAATCATCTCTAAACAGGTAAAACACTGAATTTGCGGCAGCTATTAGCCAACCAACACACCCAACTAAAATGAAGTCAGAAACTACTCTGATTTGAAAGACACCAGGCAAATGAACTGAACTGGAAAATTTGGAGGTTAGTAAATTGTTGAACAGCAAAAGCCACTGGTCCCAAAGTGCAGATTCAGCACATCAAGGACAACAGTCCTGTGGCCAAAGTAGGAAAAGATTAGTCTTAATTTTGAGGCAAACTATAAAGCCAAAGCAAGAGATACAATTTACCAAAGAAACCACACAAATCTGTGCTGAATGTTCCATACAATTTGATTGGGGGTGGAGATTCAGCACATGTATTGGAAATTCATCTTTAATGTGTACAACAACAATACTTTTTAGATAAGCCCTATGACAGGCAAACAAGAGGGGTCCAAAACACAGAGTAATCAGAATTCTATCTTTTCACCATTTATGCTCCTTGGGAGATAGACTGGTCAGTTTAACCATCCCGTTGTCCAGTGCTATTGTGTTAGGGaacaacatttaaaacattgttgtCAAGAAGTTTCCTGAAAACACAGATTCAGACTAGTTTTAGAGGCATGGCTATGATCCCTTCTATACAAGATGAACTGTTTTATGACAGGCTTCTTCAATGAAGGTTGCAGAGTATGTGAGGCCTTACTCTTGGGTGAATAAAGGGGCtaagaatacaaaacaaaacttcaGCAGTCTCATTCTGAGGCACGCTAGTATGTACATTTTTGGAAAAAGAGCCTTTTTTTCAATGCCATAAAACTTGAAGTAAGAGAAGCATAGCATGGGCAGGCAATATACAGATTTCCTTCAATAGTTGCGTTGATATGTGTCaatctttaaaaataagttaGTACAGGCCTGTTAGTCATTGGCTTTTCTTGAGTAGACACTGCTAGTCATGTTATATTACAAAGTGAGACAATTCtttgagggcagggactgtatgTTTGGAAAACTCACTGCACACagatggcaatcgggggaagccACAAAATTACTTTTCACTTGTGCCCTGAGCTAAGATTTACACCCAAGTATTCTTCTCATAGCCTTATTCAATGAAGACCATCCCATTGTATTATATAACTCCCCACCCAGTTTTATACATACAGCAAAAATAGGTTCCATAATCTAAATTTGTCAGTTATACTTGCAAAGTGTTACCAGTGGTTAAAACTGTGGTGTTCATTTTAGAAACATGAGTTACAAACTGTTCATGTGCTATTCTTGACAGCACATTAGAGGTTAAAGAGGAATAAAAACATCAGTATTACCTCAGAAAACTCCATGTGTCGGCTGTAAGAACCATTCTGATTGCTCTGGTTGGATGATTTGGATCTGGATGCTTTTTTGGATGAGCTGTTTGGAGGGGCTGCGGTCTGAACAGAAGCTAAAGCTGCTCGATACAGAACATATTCCCTTGTTACAGTATGTCCTGAGGGCTGTACACTACCATCCTGTCAAGAAGTAAAATGAGGTTAAGATTTAACAAGGCTCCTCTAAGTAACTGTCAGTATAAAAATTTAACTTTGATGTAAAGTAGCTGTGtatctttaaaataaagtattgAGGTTTTCTTTGTAAACTTTTCTTTGGCGAGCAAGTTTATGGTAATTTTTTCAAACCTTGATAGTAAGCTATGTGGCTTTCATTTTACCTGTACTTTTGGTGTAACTAGCTAATCTTATTACTATTTTAAAggagggctgtcaaacgattaaaatattaattacaattaatcacaagatttaaaaaaggTGATTAATCAcacggttaaacaatagaataccaatttaaatttactagaaatatttttggatgtttttctacattttcaaatctattaatttcaattacaacgcagaatacaaagtgtaagtgctcactttctattattttttattacaaatatttgcactgaaaaaatgaTAAAccaaaaaaatagtatttttcagttcacctcatacaaatactgtagaaCAATCTTTTTATCGTGAAAATGCAAAAGATAGTGCGATCTacaagtcgaagcatgaaggggcataggagcattcagcatatctggcacgtaaatatcttgcaatgccagctacaacagtaccatgcaaacacctattctcactttcaggtgacactgtaaataagaaacagaCAGCACTACatcccataaatataaacaaacttgtttgtcttagcaattggctgaacaagaagtaggactgagtggacttgtaggctctaacatTTTtacattgcactcaaaaacaaaagttatgtaaaaaaataattctacatttgtaagttgtactttattgtactttcacaataaagagattgcactgcagaactgaaaaatactatttcttttgtttcttttttacagtgcaagtgagcactgcacactttgtattttgtattgtaattgaaatgaatatatttgaaaatgtagaaaaacatccacaaaattATAAATTTACATTGgtatctattattgtttaacagtgtgattaaaactgtgattaatttttttaatcgagttaatttgttttgagttaattgcgtgagttaaatGCAATTCATGGATAGCCCTCTTTTAAACATCTGTGGGACAACATGGTTTAGGccaccattaacttcaataatCTTCAATTATGCTGAACATTATTTCCAAGTCACCACAATTTTTAACCATTTGACAAATCATGCAATTGAGTCAAcagcaaaattttaaaacaaaacaattttttcatcaatattTTGTTGTGATGAATAGGAATGTTTGTCTCTTTTCCACCAAGAAGTGAACTTTTAGTCCAGATTTTCCAGGTTTGCACTTCAGGCTAAAAAAAGGATGTCAACCTTAACAGGATTTAAACACCTCAGTTTAAATATCACAGGGCCCAGCTCAGAGAACATATTTTCAATATAtaatcaaataatttttttgatCTTCATCCTCAAGAGCCACAGCTAGCCCTCAAGCAACAGGTTGTATATCACTGATTCAGATTTAAAGTTATCAAATGCAGGAACTTACAGAAAGGCTTTTCACTGCTTTACTATACACTTGGAAAGCCCATTTGTCTTCCTTTAGAATTTTCTTCCATGTTGGACTCACTTTAGCCACACTGTAGTGAAAACACAAACACCTTAACAACTTCTGAAAGTAAAAAATAAACTTGTTGCTCAAAAATATGTCCAAGATCTAGTCCACTAGTGTAAGTGTCCTCAAGAGACTGAGtccacaccctcccacccccttcaagAGGCAGGCTATTCCATTACCTCTTTTCTATTTATATCTGGCAGTACTCAAAATGTGCTAGACTTGTGCAAATATAAAACGTGAGAGGGTGCCTGTCCCAGTGAGCTTACCATATGAACGGAcaatagaaatttttaaaattttgaacagGCAAATAAACATTGTGTCATGGTAAGGGCAAATGAGTGAATTTTGGTAGATTTTCATGGTAGTTTTGTAGAACTGGAGTATTATACTTTTTCTATGAAAGATGCACATCACTCCTATATAGCAACATGCATCATGTTGAGTAATGCAACTTTTTAGGATACTTTTGAAGTTGTAACATAATACTAACCAATGTGCAGAAGTCAAGCTCATATGCACAGAGCAGCATCCCTTCTGGTTCCCACTAGCACTATTGCTTTCCCAATGACAAACTCCCATAAGGTTAGTAAACTTACTTTATTAAGTCCATCTCATCAAGATGTCTTAAGATGTTTGCTAAAAGATGTCTGAGGTGCCTTTGGAAGAGTTCACCAAGAATGTCTATTCCATCTAATCCCATTTTTCTGCCAATTAGATTCCTAAGTCCAACGCTTCCCCGGGAAACAATTCTGTCCACAATAGCCCATGATTTAAGATTTCTTTTACCACTTTTTTTCAAAGTTGAGCAAACCAGTTCTTCAAAATAGGTAACTGGTAACAAGGTTTTTTTGGAAAGCTGTGCTTGGCTTTGGTTCATGAGACAGTGATTTGGTGTGCCATATATATTTCCCGCCAGTAATATACTGTCCTCATGTTCTGTTGGATCATTGTACTCGCTGCTCAACATAGAGGAGTAACCACTCTCCTCATTAAACCTACTGTTTTCTAATGCCTCCATTTCACAGGCACCTTCACCAAATCTGTACAATACTTGCTGGTTTTCTTTGTTATGTACAAGCCTTCCTTCAGCTTTGGGGTCAAAATTCCTGGGTGTTGCATTCTGCAGTTCACTATGCAATAGCCTCTGATATTCTTTAACACAGTCTTTACAAGACCCTTCCTCATAATTCGAGGTAGAGGATTCTTCTAGTCTTGCCTTTACTGCATCAGTCTTTAATTGTGCGAGTCCAGAGCGGACGTGGTTACAATTAAAATCACATTTCATTTTCGTGGAGTGGTTAAGGTTTGCTTTCATTATTTTCTGGTTTGTATCCTGCAACAAAACAACAAAGTATTAATCCAAAACAGCTCTAACCAGAACAAGTCAGTTGCACAGTTAAACCAAATTTCTCTATGGCAAACAAGTATTGTAGGTTTCCACTTAAGTGATGAGATTCCCTGTGACAACAGAATTCCCTATGACTGTACTCTACGaaccaggaggtcccttccagtcatatGTCCCTAATCCCTATGCTAAAAGCACACAACACCAAGAAGAAAACGTTTAAGTTGGAAGACATTTACCATCAGATACATACGAGGACAACCTGCCAAACTTCTGGGCTCACCTGTCCATTTAAAATTCATCCTATATGGAAATGCTCTAAGAACCCATCAATACAAGACTTTCGTCCTTTCCCAACAGACCTTTAATCTtacagaaaaacatttaaataaatgtttgtatCAAACTGAATACTACAGAATAGATTATGGTGATCTTTTTAATGAAAGATCCAGTAAAAAAACACGTATTTTAATGTTTCACCATGCGTCTTATACTAATGGACAATTTGTGTAAATTTCCAGTTTTCCACAGAATACATGCCTATTCTTATACTTTCTGAGATGTCTGGGATGGAGAGTTCTACCTTCGCACTGGCTGCTAGATAGTATAGGTGCAGAGGGGGAACTCCTCTCTATTCTTAGAAAAAAAATGCTGTGAGGGAGGGAAAGGTATCACATAGCTCCACTTCATTTCTTTTCATGGTAGATAAGCTCCATTTTATAGTTTCCCtatttctctcctgctgacatgAAGCTCTAGGATATCTTGGACCAATCAGCCAGCCAGCTATCCTGCATTGATTGAGTGAGCATGTGTCCTGAGCTGAAGTTCTACTTATACTGTCTGAATTTAGTCAGAGCCATTCTTTTAATGGGGCTCCAAATTCCGTAATGCGGAATTCAGTCTACCATTTACAAAAGTGACATTCACAGCACATTTGAACCTCTCCGCCACTTAACTGCAGCCAActtgaaatgaaatgcaaaagcTGTTTTAGACCAACTCCACTATACATTTTTCAGAACCAAACTGAGTAACTTCTCCAACTGAATATGTAGGAGGGTGGGTTAGTGGGCAGAATGCAATTTCCCAATTGTAATTTGGATACCATACAGGCATCACTTTTAAGTCTTGCAAGAAGTGCCATCAGATCTTATTATGAATAGGTAGCTCTTCTCCAAATCCACACAAAACAGTAGTTACTGAAAATAGTACTAAAAAAATGTATCTTGCCAGTTTTCAAAAGCCAAGCACAGTTGGGCCAAGTCAGTACTTGAAGGAGACCCTGGAAGTGGAAAACAACCCAGTGCTGTAGGAAGTCAAGTATTCAAAATATGGCACTCTCTCCACAGAGACAGTCCTGAATCTATACTCCAGAATGGAGTTAGGGCACTCTACTACTTGAGTGCATGCCTTTCAGGTCCCAATCAGTGATCATTAAAATTCCAACAGCACCTTTTCATAAGAATAGAGTGTTACCCTGGATATAATTGTGCCAAAAATAATTCACtaacttttttttctgctttttatgATGGATATAATGGCATCctcacttcctgt
The genomic region above belongs to Caretta caretta isolate rCarCar2 chromosome 3, rCarCar1.hap1, whole genome shotgun sequence and contains:
- the FBXO5 gene encoding F-box only protein 5, producing the protein MKANLNHSTKMKCDFNCNHVRSGLAQLKTDAVKARLEESSTSNYEEGSCKDCVKEYQRLLHSELQNATPRNFDPKAEGRLVHNKENQQVLYRFGEGACEMEALENSRFNEESGYSSMLSSEYNDPTEHEDSILLAGNIYGTPNHCLMNQSQAQLSKKTLLPVTYFEELVCSTLKKSGKRNLKSWAIVDRIVSRGSVGLRNLIGRKMGLDGIDILGELFQRHLRHLLANILRHLDEMDLINVAKVSPTWKKILKEDKWAFQVYSKAVKSLSDGSVQPSGHTVTREYVLYRAALASVQTAAPPNSSSKKASRSKSSNQSNQNGSYSRHMEFSEAAKTLKNTENLKVCSRCSSPAKYDSYLQRATCSRESCSFDFCTKCLCCYHNSRDCASGKPVKSSSQLGLLPGTKKSKQNLRRL